One Chitinivibrionales bacterium genomic window, CCTGCTGGTGCTGGCATCATCAGCCGTAAGCCAGCCGTCTTCAATTCCTGTTATAGTGCCAAAAGTCATTCGCACCATTCCGCATGACACCAAGGCATTTACGCAGGGGCTTTTCTATTACAAAGGGCTGCTCTACGAAAGCACCGGCCTTTACGGCCAGTCGAGTCTGCGCGTCATTGATCCCAAAGACGGAACCATCATAAAAAACATTCCCGTTGCCGATATTTTCGCCGAAGGGTGCGCGAGGATGGATTCTTTTCTTGTCCAGCTCTCGTGGCGCGAAAAGGCGGCTCTCGTGTATTCGCTGCCGTCGCTTAAGTATGTCCGTTCATTTTCGTACGACGGCGAAGGCTGGGGGCTCACCTCATCCGCCGCGTCGTTTTACATGAGCAACGGCAGCGATACGTTGTTCATCAGGAATAAAAAATTTTCCATAATTGGAAAGATGCCGGTGACAAATGCGGGAAAACCGCTCTTGTCCCTTAACGAGCTTGAATATGTCAAGGGGCTCGTCTATGCCAATGTGTGGTTCGATAAGTCAATTTATCTGATCCAGCCGAAAACAGGAAAAGCGATCAAAATTGTGGACTGCACTTCTCTTGTTGCGCAAAACGCGTCGCAAACCGACCAAGACGTTTTAAACGGAATCGCCTACAACAATGTCACCGGAACGTTTTATCTGACGGGAAAAAACTGGCGGTATATTTTTGAGGTGAGGTTGTAAGGTTCAGGGTTCAGCGTTCAAAGGTTATATATTTTATCTGTTGAACCAGGAACCTTCGAACCTTTTAACGCGCATTCATCAATGCCGCTGCATACCCGGCGCCGAACCCGTTGTCGATGTTCACCACCGTGAGTCCCGACGCGCAGGAATTGAGCATGGCAAACAGCGGCACGAGCCCTCCGAGGTGCGAGCCGTAGCCCACGCTCGTCGGCACCGCGATCACCGGGCACGCCACGAGGCCTGCCACTACCGACGGCAGCGCGCCTTCCATGCCGGCCACGACAATCACCACTGATGCGTCGTGGATCTCCTTGTGATGGGCAAACAATCGGTGAATGCCCGCAACACCCACGTCGCTGAGTGTGGCGCACGGATGGCCGAGCACCTCCACGGTGCACCGCGCCTCCTCGACAACGGGAAGGTCAGCGGTGCCTGCCGAGGCAATCAAAATGGCGCCTTTGACATTGTCCCTTTTTTTCCAGTGCTTGGATTTTTTCCAGAAACATTTTCCAGTTTCGCTGACTTCCACTCCCTTTATTTCTTTTTTAAGCAGGGCAAGCGTTGCTTCGGACGCCCTTGTGCCGAACACGGTCTCATCGTGCGCCATGAGGCTTTTCGCAATGGCAAGCACCTGCTGCGGCGTCTTGTTCTGGCAGAATATTACTTCCGCGTATCCCTTTCGCAGTGCCCGGTGATGGTCAACGCGGGCAAACCCCATGTCTTCATACGGAAGCGTGGAAAGCTTTTTCATAGCGGTTTCAACAGGCATTTTTTTGTCGGCAACCGCCTTGAGCACCTTGAGCAGCGATTCGTGTTCCATAACAACCTCTCTGTTTCCTTTCCAAAGCCCGCCGCTTGTTCCGGCACCATGCATCCGTCAAAATATATATGATGTTACTTTGCCGCCATTACTTCTGCAAGCGCCGCCTTGATGTCCGCCGTTGATTTTGCCCTGAAAATTTTCGACCTGATCCCTCCTGCGCCGGGCAATCCGCGAATATACCATGATGCGTGCTTCTTCATTTCGGCCGCAGCCGTCTTTTCACCATTTAATTTTACGAATCTGTCGACATGACCAAGCGCCGTTTCCATTCTCGCTTGTAATGACGGCGGCGCAGCCGGCGATTGCGCCAAAAGCGCCTTGACAGAAGAAAATATCCAGGGGTTGCCCAGCGCTCCCCTGCCGATCATCACCGAATCGCAGCCGGTCTGCTCAAACATATCCGAGCCGTCTTTGGCCGAGAGGATGTCGCCGTTGCCGATCACGGGCACGGCCACCGCTTTCTTGACAACCGCGATCCTTTCCCAGTAGGAATGCCCTGAAAAGCCCATGGTTTTCGAGCGCGGATGCAGGATCACGGCGCTCGCCCCGCATGCAACCGCGGCCTGCGCGAATTCGACGTCCACCCAGTGGTGCTCGCTCCAGCCCGAGCGCAGCTTCACGCTCACCGGCACCGACGATGCCTTTACCATTGCGGTGACGATCTCCTTGAACAGACGCAGGTCCCTGAGCAGGGACGCTCCGCCGTTCTTTTTCACCACCTTCGGGACCGGGCAACCGGAGTTCAGGTCGATAAAATCGGGGTTCGCTTTTTTTTGGACAAGCTCCGCGGCGCGGGCCAAGCGGTCGGGCTTTGCGCCGAACAGCTGTATCCCGATCGGGCGCTCCCGATCTCCACAAATAAGAAGCGCATCCGTTGGCCTTGACCGGTAGAACAGTCCTTCTGCGCTCACCATCTCCGACATCACCACGTCCGCGCCGTGCTCCCTGCACAAACTCCTAAACACGCTGTCCGTGATGCCCGCCATGGGCGCCAGAAAAAGTTTTTTTCCTGAAAAATCCATTGGAAAATCCCGTGCCAGTAAAATACATGACCATTATTGACAGAGTGTCATCAGAAACATCCACCGTCTTTTTTGTCGGCATGATAACATTATTGAATTATTTTAACTTGTAGTTTTAATTTCACAATAGAAGAAAGCGCTGTATGAAAGTGCTGCATGATGTGACTTTTTCCTCGCCGCCGGCGTTGCTCGCGGCATGGCCGGGCATGGGGAACGTGGGCCTTATCGCCATGGATTACTTGCGCCGCTATTTGAGCGCCGGGCTTTTCGCGGAAATCGACATGAGCCCGTATTTCATCCCGGATTCCATTATCGTCAAGGAGGGCATCGCGCAGCTCCCGGACATCCCGTCGAGCGTCTTTCACTACACCACGAGCCCCGACCTCATCATCTTCGAAAGCAACGCGCAGATCGGCGGCAAGGACGGCATCGCCATCATCAAGACGATCCTCGACATCACCCGCCAATACAAGGTGTCGCGCATCTTCACCGCCGCCGCGCTCGCGCAGCCCATGAGCTTCCAGACCAAATCCGAAGTGCTCATCGCCTGCTCGAGCACCGCGCACCTCGACACAATACGGCATTTCGGCGTGGTGCCCATGCCCGACGGGTATATCGCGGGCCTCAACGGCCTTCTGCTCGGTGTCGCCGCCTCCCGCGGCATCGACGCGGCGTGCCTGCTTGCCACCATGCCGTCCTATGCTGCCAACATGCCGTATCCGAAGGCGTCCCTTGAGATCATCAAGGTGTTCCAGAAGATCTTCTCCCTCAACCTCGACCTCGCCGAACTCAATGCAAGCGCCTCGGACATGGACCAGCAGCTCGCGGCCATCGAGCAGCGCATCAAACAGCTGTTTCCCGCCGAAAAGGAGTCCAACGAGGAGATGTCGGGCCTCGACGAGGAGAAGGTGCCCCACTACATCATGGAGAAGATCGAAAAACTGTTCAAAAAGGCGGAACAGGACCGGTCCGCCGCGCAGGAGCTCAAGAAAGAGCTTGACAAATGGAACCTGTTCGAGTTGTACGAAGACCGCTTCCTTGATTTGTTCGAAGACAACAACAGCAAGCAATAGCGGACGGGCCTTATTTTTTTCCGCCGGCCCCCGGCATTTTTTCAAAGGCATACACGATGCCGTCGCCGCCGCGGGTAATTTTCACGGGGAAAAAGCGGAACCCGTTCACCTCGTAGGTTCGCGGCGCCGAAAGAAAGGAAAATGCCCTGTCCCAGCCCGCCATGTCGTTCCTTATGTAAACAGCAACTCCCCGTGAAATCCCCTGCTCGAAATCCCTC contains:
- the larB gene encoding nickel pincer cofactor biosynthesis protein LarB, which produces MEHESLLKVLKAVADKKMPVETAMKKLSTLPYEDMGFARVDHHRALRKGYAEVIFCQNKTPQQVLAIAKSLMAHDETVFGTRASEATLALLKKEIKGVEVSETGKCFWKKSKHWKKRDNVKGAILIASAGTADLPVVEEARCTVEVLGHPCATLSDVGVAGIHRLFAHHKEIHDASVVIVVAGMEGALPSVVAGLVACPVIAVPTSVGYGSHLGGLVPLFAMLNSCASGLTVVNIDNGFGAGYAAALMNAR
- a CDS encoding PAC2 family protein; the encoded protein is MKVLHDVTFSSPPALLAAWPGMGNVGLIAMDYLRRYLSAGLFAEIDMSPYFIPDSIIVKEGIAQLPDIPSSVFHYTTSPDLIIFESNAQIGGKDGIAIIKTILDITRQYKVSRIFTAAALAQPMSFQTKSEVLIACSSTAHLDTIRHFGVVPMPDGYIAGLNGLLLGVAASRGIDAACLLATMPSYAANMPYPKASLEIIKVFQKIFSLNLDLAELNASASDMDQQLAAIEQRIKQLFPAEKESNEEMSGLDEEKVPHYIMEKIEKLFKKAEQDRSAAQELKKELDKWNLFELYEDRFLDLFEDNNSKQ
- the dusB gene encoding tRNA dihydrouridine synthase DusB, translated to MDFSGKKLFLAPMAGITDSVFRSLCREHGADVVMSEMVSAEGLFYRSRPTDALLICGDRERPIGIQLFGAKPDRLARAAELVQKKANPDFIDLNSGCPVPKVVKKNGGASLLRDLRLFKEIVTAMVKASSVPVSVKLRSGWSEHHWVDVEFAQAAVACGASAVILHPRSKTMGFSGHSYWERIAVVKKAVAVPVIGNGDILSAKDGSDMFEQTGCDSVMIGRGALGNPWIFSSVKALLAQSPAAPPSLQARMETALGHVDRFVKLNGEKTAAAEMKKHASWYIRGLPGAGGIRSKIFRAKSTADIKAALAEVMAAK
- a CDS encoding glutaminyl-peptide cyclotransferase; the encoded protein is MKKTTSLLLLLVLASSAVSQPSSIPVIVPKVIRTIPHDTKAFTQGLFYYKGLLYESTGLYGQSSLRVIDPKDGTIIKNIPVADIFAEGCARMDSFLVQLSWREKAALVYSLPSLKYVRSFSYDGEGWGLTSSAASFYMSNGSDTLFIRNKKFSIIGKMPVTNAGKPLLSLNELEYVKGLVYANVWFDKSIYLIQPKTGKAIKIVDCTSLVAQNASQTDQDVLNGIAYNNVTGTFYLTGKNWRYIFEVRL